Proteins from a genomic interval of Clostridium scatologenes:
- a CDS encoding ATP-dependent Clp protease adaptor ClpS produces the protein MSQKTIEKQDTKIEIKKPKMYRVIIYNDDYTTMEFVIKILIEIFKKSVVEATKIMYDVHRSGIGIAGIYSYDIAATKMTQAMNASRESGFPLKFSIEEE, from the coding sequence ATGAGTCAGAAAACTATTGAAAAGCAAGATACAAAAATAGAAATAAAAAAACCAAAAATGTATAGAGTAATTATATACAATGATGATTATACTACTATGGAATTTGTCATAAAAATTTTAATAGAGATTTTTAAAAAGTCTGTAGTAGAAGCTACAAAGATTATGTATGATGTACATAGGAGCGGCATAGGAATTGCAGGTATATATTCCTATGATATAGCAGCTACTAAAATGACACAAGCAATGAATGCATCACGAGAAAGTGGATTTCCATTAAAATTTAGTATAGAAGAGGAGTAA